One region of Juglans regia cultivar Chandler chromosome 4, Walnut 2.0, whole genome shotgun sequence genomic DNA includes:
- the LOC118348300 gene encoding cationic amino acid transporter 1-like: protein MAFIAAGNILLEYVIGGAAVARSWTSYFATLCNHQPNDFRLVAHGLSTDYRYLDPIAVVVIAVICILAVLSTKGSSRFNYVASIFHIAVILFIIVAGLMKADTKNYSSFSPYGARGIFQASAVLFFAYVGFDAVSTMAEETKNPGRDIPIGLVGSMAITTLAYCLLAVTLCLMQSYKDINEDAPFSVAFEAVGMRWAKYIVAAGALKGMTTVLLVGAVGQARYLTHIARTHMLPPWLAHVNEKTGTPVNATVVMLAATAIIAFFTKLEILSNLLSISTLFIFMLVAFALIVRRYYASGVTTPANRIKLSVFLLLILVSSIATAAYWATSPDGWIGYAITGPIWLVGTVGLWLFVPQAREPKIWGVPLVPWLPSLSIAINIFLLGSIDKASFTRFGVWTLVILVYYFLLGLHASYDTAKEASNNGSQWKNAEEGAVPSGTSSGLSG, encoded by the coding sequence ATGGCCTTCATTGCCGCCGGCAACATCCTACTCGAGTACGTGATCGGCGGAGCAGCTGTCGCCCGTTCCTGGACATCCTACTTCGCTACTCTCTGCAACCACCAGCCTAACGATTTCCGCTTAGTCGCCCATGGTCTCTCTACCGACTACAGATATCTCGACCCCATAGCCGTTGTCGTCATCGCCGTCATCTGCATCCTTGCAGTCCTCAGCACCAAGGGCTCCTCGCGTTTCAATTACGTAGCctccatcttccacattgcCGTCATTCTCTTCATCATCGTTGCGGGCCTAATGAAAGCTGATACCAAGAATTACTCCTCGTTTTCTCCTTATGGTGCCCGCGGCATCTTCCAGGCCTCGGCTGTGCTTTTCTTTGCTTATGTTGGATTTGATGCGGTCTCAACCATGGCGGAGGAGACAAAGAACCCTGGTCGGGACATCCCTATTGGTCTGGTTGGCTCAATGGCGATTACTACATTGGCGTATTGCTTGCTAGCCGTGACGCTGTGCCTCATGCAGTCGTACAAAGATATTAACGAAGATGCTCCATTTTCGGTCGCATTCGAAGCTGTGGGGATGAGATGGGCTAAGTACATAGTTGCAGCAGGTGCACTCAAGGGCATGACAACCGTTCTGCTGGTGGGAGCAGTGGGTCAGGCTCGATATCTCACGCATATTGCACGCACCCACATGTTGCCACCATGGCTCGCCCATGTCAATGAAAAGACCGGGACTCCCGTCAATGCCACAGTGGTGATGCTTGCAGCCACTGCCATCATTGCCTTCTTCACAAAGCTTGAGATTCTCTCCAACCTGCTCTCCATCTCCACACTATTCATTTTCATGCTAGTGGCCTTTGCCCTCATTGTTCGCCGATATTATGCTAGTGGGGTGACAACACCAGCTAATCGTATCAAACTCTCCGTGTTTCTCCTGCTTATACTTGTATCCTCGATTGCAACTGCTGCATATTGGGCAACTTCTCCTGATGGTTGGATCGGATACGCAATAACTGGGCCAATTTGGTTGGTCGGAACCGTGGGGCTTTGGCTTTTCGTCCCACAGGCAAGGGAACCAAAGATTTGGGGGGTGCCGTTGGTGCCATGGCTACCGTCATTGTCGATCGCAATTAATATCTTCCTTCTTGGGTCAATAGATAAAGCATCGTTCACAAGGTTCGGCGTATGGACATTGGTCATCTTGGTCTACTATTTCCTTCTTGGATTGCATGCTTCCTATGACACAGCCAAGGAAGCTAGCAATAACGGCTCGCAGTGGAAGAATGCTGAAGAGGGGGCGGTGCCTTCCGGGACTAGTTCAGGGTTATCAGGATAG